A window of the Deferrivibrio essentukiensis genome harbors these coding sequences:
- a CDS encoding ABC transporter ATP-binding protein, which produces MNNLILEAKNIYKSFKKATHVVNVLVNMSLQINKGDFTAVVGPSGSGKSTLLHILGGLDKPDSGEVLFEGKNIFSSNGFIDKFRNENVGFIFQFHYLLNDFNALENVMFPALIKDGNKNRAKMSAEYLLEKVGLKDRMNHYPSELSGGEQQRVAIARALINEPHILLADEPTGNLDRANSYSIFEIFKKLNDDGLTILVVTHDSYLAGMTKNKFNLSKD; this is translated from the coding sequence ATGAATAATCTTATACTGGAAGCTAAAAATATATATAAGAGCTTTAAAAAAGCTACTCATGTCGTAAATGTCCTTGTTAATATGAGTTTGCAAATAAATAAGGGTGATTTTACCGCTGTCGTCGGTCCTTCCGGTTCAGGGAAATCAACACTACTGCATATTTTGGGCGGACTTGACAAGCCTGATTCAGGGGAAGTCCTTTTTGAAGGTAAAAATATTTTTTCTTCAAACGGGTTTATAGATAAGTTTAGAAATGAGAATGTGGGCTTTATTTTTCAGTTTCATTATCTTTTAAATGATTTTAATGCGCTTGAAAATGTAATGTTCCCTGCCTTAATAAAGGATGGGAATAAAAATAGGGCTAAAATGAGTGCAGAATATCTTCTTGAAAAAGTTGGCTTGAAAGATAGAATGAATCACTACCCTTCCGAGCTTTCCGGTGGTGAACAGCAGAGGGTGGCTATTGCAAGAGCACTTATTAACGAGCCGCATATACTTTTGGCTGATGAGCCTACAGGTAATCTTGATAGGGCAAACAGTTACAGCATATTTGAAATATTTAAAAAGTTAAATGATGACGGGCTTACCATACTTGTCGTGACACATGACAGTTATTTGGCAGGTATGACGAAAAACAAATTTAACTTATCAAAAGACTGA
- a CDS encoding trimeric intracellular cation channel family protein encodes MNVLYVLDLLGTFAFAMSGAIAGVRKDLDLYGVTVLGVVTAVGGGTIRDVLVGRIPPFIFQNTTYLFISILASVITFYFSSFVEKKFKTLLIMDAIGLGVFTVIGISVGISYHIGYFGAIIMGVMTGTVGGMVRDILQGEVPLVLQKEIYASACIVGGLIFAFFDRLNLNKTLNVVICIAIVITIRLIAIYKNWHLPKPSKQKG; translated from the coding sequence ATGAATGTTTTATATGTACTTGACCTTTTAGGGACATTTGCTTTTGCTATGAGCGGTGCCATAGCAGGTGTCAGGAAAGACCTTGACCTTTACGGTGTAACCGTTTTAGGTGTAGTCACGGCTGTTGGCGGAGGCACAATAAGAGATGTGCTTGTGGGCAGAATCCCTCCTTTTATCTTCCAAAACACTACATATCTTTTTATATCTATTTTGGCCTCAGTAATCACATTTTATTTTAGCTCTTTTGTGGAAAAAAAGTTTAAGACGCTTCTTATAATGGATGCAATAGGGCTTGGAGTATTTACCGTGATTGGGATTTCAGTGGGTATTAGTTATCATATAGGATATTTTGGTGCGATAATTATGGGGGTTATGACCGGCACAGTGGGTGGAATGGTAAGAGATATTCTGCAAGGCGAGGTCCCTTTGGTATTACAAAAAGAGATTTATGCATCTGCTTGCATTGTAGGAGGTCTAATATTTGCTTTTTTTGATCGGCTAAATTTAAATAAGACTCTTAATGTAGTTATTTGCATCGCAATAGTAATAACTATAAGGCTTATCGCAATTTATAAAAACTGGCATCTTCCAAAGCCTTCAAAACAAAAGGGGTAA
- the mtnP gene encoding S-methyl-5'-thioadenosine phosphorylase yields the protein MKIGIIGGSGLYSINGFEFIEDIEVSSAFGKPSSPYKLFRKGGVEFYFLSRHGANHTLAPHKVNYRANIDGFKQIGVSQILSFNAVGGIASDLKPSDIVIPDNAIDMTCGRANTFYEENDIVHIDLTYPFCETIRDKLITLSKDFSFGIKNKGVYVCTNGPRLETAAEIKMYKTLGADIVGMTLFPEVTLAREAEICYANVSIVTNFAAGISKNKLTTSEVIETIKKSEEKLKEILELYSKNIPNTDECKCTKALEDAGITKK from the coding sequence ATGAAGATTGGGATAATAGGGGGAAGCGGACTTTATTCTATCAACGGTTTTGAGTTTATAGAAGATATTGAAGTCAGCTCTGCTTTTGGCAAACCTTCATCACCTTACAAACTTTTTAGAAAAGGGGGAGTTGAATTTTATTTTTTATCAAGGCACGGAGCAAATCACACCCTTGCCCCACACAAAGTAAATTACAGAGCAAATATTGACGGATTCAAACAAATTGGGGTCAGCCAAATACTTTCTTTTAATGCTGTCGGTGGGATTGCAAGTGATTTAAAGCCTTCGGATATTGTTATTCCTGATAATGCTATCGATATGACATGTGGCAGAGCAAATACGTTTTACGAAGAAAATGATATAGTTCATATAGATTTAACATACCCTTTCTGCGAAACGATCAGAGATAAGCTAATCACTCTGTCAAAAGATTTTTCTTTTGGCATCAAAAATAAGGGTGTTTATGTATGTACTAACGGGCCAAGGCTTGAAACGGCTGCCGAAATTAAAATGTATAAGACTCTCGGTGCCGATATAGTCGGTATGACCCTTTTTCCTGAGGTAACGCTGGCAAGGGAAGCTGAGATTTGTTATGCAAATGTGAGTATTGTGACTAATTTTGCTGCTGGTATTTCGAAAAATAAACTGACAACCTCAGAAGTAATAGAAACAATAAAGAAGAGTGAAGAAAAATTGAAAGAAATTTTAGAGTTGTATAGTAAAAATATTCCGAATACGGATGAATGCAAATGCACAAAAGCTCTTGAAGATGCGGGGATTACCAAAAAATGA
- the murB gene encoding UDP-N-acetylmuramate dehydrogenase, which produces MRIIKNEPLSKHTSYMTGGSAKLFLEPYTTQDLRESLIYLKNEKFFILGKGSNVLFSDNFFDGVVLSLKNLNRYALIDGSMLVSGAGCLLDDIVKFSISNNLGGIEDLSGIPGSVGGAVFMNAGAFDTEIKDVVDYVKTIDMSGKVTLLKKNEINFTYRSSGLDKKIVVEAGFFLRKGANMYRREEILSKRWSKQPIDYPSCGSVFKRPKGNFAGTLIEGCGLKGYRVGNAKVSEKHANFIINLGGATSLDIYNIIQHVKDKVYNETGIMLEEEVKLVNFDV; this is translated from the coding sequence ATGAGAATAATTAAAAATGAGCCGTTGTCAAAACACACAAGCTATATGACCGGTGGGAGTGCAAAACTTTTTTTAGAACCTTATACAACTCAAGATTTGAGAGAATCCTTAATTTACTTGAAAAATGAAAAATTTTTTATCCTTGGCAAAGGGAGTAATGTGCTATTTTCTGATAATTTCTTTGACGGGGTAGTGCTTAGTTTGAAAAATCTTAACAGGTATGCTTTGATAGATGGTAGTATGCTTGTCAGTGGAGCAGGTTGCCTGCTTGATGATATTGTAAAATTTTCTATTTCAAATAATTTGGGTGGTATAGAAGACTTATCAGGTATCCCCGGCAGTGTGGGTGGAGCTGTTTTTATGAATGCAGGGGCATTTGACACTGAGATAAAGGATGTCGTTGATTATGTAAAAACCATTGATATGTCCGGTAAAGTTACTCTACTGAAAAAGAACGAAATAAATTTTACTTACAGAAGCTCAGGTTTAGATAAAAAAATAGTTGTTGAAGCGGGCTTTTTTTTGAGAAAAGGAGCAAATATGTACAGAAGGGAGGAAATCCTTTCTAAAAGGTGGTCAAAACAGCCCATCGATTATCCCAGTTGCGGCTCTGTTTTTAAAAGACCTAAAGGTAATTTCGCCGGGACTTTGATTGAAGGTTGTGGTTTGAAAGGGTATAGGGTGGGTAATGCTAAAGTTTCTGAAAAACATGCAAACTTTATTATTAATCTTGGTGGAGCAACAAGCTTAGACATATACAATATTATCCAACATGTTAAGGATAAGGTTTATAATGAGACAGGGATAATGTTGGAAGAGGAAGTCAAACTGGTTAATTTTGATGTTTAA
- a CDS encoding DUF2924 domain-containing protein — MNTDTYKEIMSLSRMTVGELREKYLEVFGEETRSHHKDFLRKRIAWRLQALAEGDLSERARRRAEELADDADLRIRAPRARHKSGSAEERARSVRGRLPASRDRRLPLPGTLLVREYKGRSVVVKVLDEGFEYEGRRYKSLSAIAREVTGTKWNGFLFFGLAGDGTPASGTAEKRRRRTG, encoded by the coding sequence ATGAACACGGACACCTACAAGGAGATCATGAGCCTCTCCCGGATGACGGTCGGGGAGCTCCGGGAGAAGTACCTCGAGGTCTTCGGCGAAGAGACGCGCTCCCACCACAAGGACTTTCTGCGCAAGCGGATCGCCTGGCGGCTCCAGGCCCTCGCCGAAGGCGACCTCTCCGAGCGGGCCCGGCGGCGCGCCGAGGAGCTGGCCGACGACGCCGACCTCAGAATCCGCGCTCCCCGCGCCCGGCACAAGTCCGGCTCGGCCGAGGAGCGGGCCCGGAGCGTGCGCGGAAGGCTCCCGGCCTCACGCGACCGTCGGTTGCCCCTGCCCGGCACCCTGCTCGTAAGAGAATACAAGGGTCGAAGCGTGGTGGTGAAGGTGCTCGATGAAGGGTTCGAGTACGAGGGGCGGCGGTACAAGTCGCTCTCCGCCATCGCCCGCGAGGTTACAGGCACCAAGTGGAACGGCTTCCTCTTCTTCGGCCTCGCAGGCGACGGCACGCCCGCGAGCGGAACGGCCGAAAAACGTAGAAGGAGGACCGGATGA
- a CDS encoding recombinase family protein produces the protein MSMTLNEGSYTQAEQARGTGAPPQRRDGLVRCAIYTRKSTDEGLDQEFNSLDAQRESAEAFIRSQQHEGWVCLPERYDDGGFTGGNMERPALKRLLADIEAGEIDCVVVYKVDRLSRSLLDFARMMELFDKHAVSFVSVTQQFNTTSSMGRLTLNILLSFAQFEREIISERTRDKMSAARRKGKWIGGQPILGYDVDRQGGKLVVNEEEAAQVKAIYQLYLEHQAMIPVVEELGRRGWHAKRWTTQKGKDRGGKPFNKGSLFRLLTNVTYTGKVAFKGTIYDGEHDGIVDIDLWQRVQDTLRRNGRTGGNAVRNKYGALLKGILYCAPCGTGMLHTYTNKNGRLYRYYVCLNAQQRGWSSCPSKSLNAQEIENAVVEHIRGIGSNETIIAATAAKVREESEKRLAELKKERQSHERVLKRLHARVQKLMSESFSVASDQKLAIDQLADLQDQIGSLDQRMTAIREEVISIQNEAVDEGDLAKALTAFAPVWESLSPREQTRIVRLLVERVGYDGRDGKVTVTFRSPGIKALCSEAAVRDVEGTA, from the coding sequence ATGAGTATGACCTTGAACGAAGGAAGCTACACCCAGGCGGAACAGGCCAGAGGAACGGGAGCCCCGCCCCAGCGCCGCGACGGCCTGGTCCGTTGTGCCATCTATACCCGCAAGTCCACCGACGAGGGGCTCGATCAGGAATTCAACAGCCTGGACGCACAGCGCGAGTCGGCCGAAGCATTCATCAGGAGCCAGCAGCACGAGGGCTGGGTCTGCCTGCCGGAACGCTACGACGACGGCGGCTTCACCGGCGGTAACATGGAGCGTCCGGCGCTCAAACGGTTGCTTGCCGACATCGAAGCCGGTGAGATCGACTGCGTGGTGGTCTACAAGGTGGATCGGCTCAGCCGTTCCCTCCTGGATTTCGCCCGCATGATGGAGCTGTTCGACAAGCATGCCGTGAGCTTCGTATCGGTCACGCAGCAGTTCAACACGACCAGCTCCATGGGGCGGCTCACCTTGAATATCCTGCTCTCGTTCGCCCAGTTCGAGCGGGAAATCATCTCGGAGCGCACACGGGACAAGATGTCCGCAGCCCGCAGGAAGGGAAAGTGGATCGGCGGCCAGCCTATCCTGGGATACGACGTGGACCGGCAAGGCGGCAAGCTGGTGGTAAACGAAGAGGAAGCCGCCCAGGTAAAAGCGATCTACCAGCTCTATCTCGAACATCAGGCCATGATCCCGGTGGTTGAGGAACTCGGACGAAGGGGCTGGCACGCCAAGCGATGGACCACCCAAAAGGGCAAGGACCGGGGTGGTAAGCCGTTCAACAAAGGCAGTTTGTTTCGGCTTCTGACCAACGTGACCTACACCGGCAAGGTCGCCTTCAAAGGAACCATCTATGATGGTGAACACGACGGGATCGTGGACATCGATCTCTGGCAACGGGTCCAGGATACGCTCCGGAGAAACGGGCGAACAGGCGGCAATGCGGTGCGCAACAAGTACGGTGCGCTCTTGAAAGGAATTCTCTACTGTGCGCCCTGCGGCACCGGCATGCTCCATACCTACACCAACAAGAACGGCAGACTATACCGATATTACGTGTGCCTCAACGCCCAGCAGCGGGGTTGGTCGTCCTGCCCGAGCAAGTCGCTCAACGCCCAGGAAATCGAGAACGCGGTGGTTGAACACATCCGCGGCATCGGAAGCAACGAGACGATCATCGCGGCCACGGCGGCGAAGGTCAGAGAGGAAAGCGAAAAACGGCTGGCGGAACTGAAAAAGGAACGGCAAAGCCATGAACGGGTGCTCAAGCGGTTGCACGCCAGGGTTCAGAAACTGATGAGCGAGTCCTTTTCCGTAGCCTCAGACCAGAAACTGGCGATTGATCAACTGGCCGACCTTCAGGACCAGATCGGGTCCCTGGATCAACGGATGACCGCCATCCGTGAAGAGGTCATTTCCATCCAGAATGAAGCCGTGGATGAAGGTGACCTGGCCAAAGCCCTGACGGCTTTCGCCCCGGTGTGGGAATCCCTGTCGCCCCGCGAACAGACCCGGATCGTTCGGTTGCTCGTCGAACGCGTCGGCTATGACGGACGGGACGGCAAGGTGACGGTCACATTCCGGTCGCCGGGGATAAAAGCGCTGTGCAGTGAGGCTGCCGTCAGAGACGTGGAGGGAACGGCATGA
- a CDS encoding TetR/AcrR family transcriptional regulator: protein MQDKKLPRREREKRRHRRQMLAAALELFSKKGYHNVSMHEIAKRAEFAIGTLYKFFKNKEHLYKALMMEKAAEYHHTLSGVLSREGDVLTILKDYISAKAGIFADDVATLRLYFAETRGASFNIKAGLDQDIRKLYDELVEQLASTLEKGIRKNVLRDLNPYYMAVALEGITNAFLFCWLEDPERHSYKANAPVISDMFLKGVMAE from the coding sequence ATGCAAGACAAAAAGCTCCCACGTCGGGAAAGAGAAAAACGCAGACATCGTCGGCAGATGCTTGCCGCTGCACTCGAGCTTTTCTCGAAGAAAGGATACCACAACGTATCCATGCACGAGATTGCAAAAAGAGCAGAGTTTGCCATCGGAACGCTTTACAAATTCTTCAAGAACAAGGAGCACCTCTACAAGGCCCTCATGATGGAAAAGGCAGCGGAATATCATCATACCCTGAGCGGAGTCCTTTCGAGGGAAGGTGACGTCCTGACTATTCTCAAAGACTACATTTCCGCTAAAGCGGGGATCTTTGCCGATGACGTTGCCACGTTGCGGCTCTATTTTGCTGAAACGCGGGGTGCGAGTTTCAACATCAAGGCCGGTCTCGATCAGGACATTCGCAAGCTTTATGACGAACTGGTAGAGCAACTGGCTTCGACACTGGAAAAAGGTATTCGCAAAAACGTGCTTCGCGATCTGAACCCCTACTATATGGCCGTGGCCCTGGAGGGAATCACCAACGCTTTTCTCTTCTGTTGGCTGGAAGATCCGGAACGGCATTCATACAAGGCGAATGCCCCGGTGATCAGTGACATGTTTCTCAAAGGGGTGATGGCCGAATGA
- a CDS encoding TolC family protein → MKKALRITARTMVMLLVGGGLLLTAGCISISAAAEPLHGHSDAIAEKSPEIEGNRPSAPVEELRKLEKDGNIHLSLSDCLKIALQQNYDIRLTREALTQANTKITQARSAMLPFLGAEASYTRLDEELSFAMGPQSLTFMDRDQYKAGLVIRQPIFTGGRLNAARKASQYSRDAQAQENRAVEEEVVFQVTRAYRTAQLAEAFQGVAVEAVDLLNVHEHDVAILVEKGANPEIDLLRTRTELANARKDLNGADNAVDLAYSALKNLLSMPLEESVRLTEALVRSPGPGADLSSLTELALSQRPELSAMDSQVAAAEQALKAARGEYLPTIALEGRYEYMEGDFRDLEGGDHWTIGVGAQLPLWNWGETAAKVREAKSQLVQVRIQRDKTTDRIRLEVRQAFLDLGKAEKNIDAAESALKTAREAYRLARASYRAGEGTNTDVLDVRTALSRAEANHTQALFDYNVALAALHRAVGVMVIEPPDIKEKESAE, encoded by the coding sequence ATGAAAAAAGCCTTAAGGATAACAGCTCGCACCATGGTTATGCTTCTGGTGGGAGGTGGATTGCTGCTGACAGCGGGTTGTATTTCTATTAGCGCTGCCGCCGAGCCGTTGCACGGCCATTCCGATGCAATCGCCGAAAAATCGCCGGAAATAGAAGGCAATCGTCCCTCTGCTCCCGTTGAGGAGCTTCGCAAGCTCGAAAAGGATGGCAATATACACCTTTCGTTAAGCGATTGCCTGAAAATAGCGTTGCAACAGAATTACGATATCCGCCTTACACGGGAAGCCCTGACTCAAGCCAATACAAAGATAACTCAGGCCAGATCGGCTATGCTCCCATTTTTGGGGGCGGAGGCTTCCTATACACGACTGGACGAGGAGTTGAGTTTTGCAATGGGACCGCAATCATTGACCTTCATGGATCGTGATCAATACAAGGCGGGGCTCGTCATCCGGCAGCCCATTTTCACGGGAGGGCGATTGAATGCGGCGCGCAAGGCATCCCAGTATTCACGAGACGCTCAAGCTCAAGAGAACAGGGCCGTTGAAGAGGAAGTCGTTTTCCAGGTTACACGCGCTTATCGGACCGCACAGTTGGCCGAAGCGTTTCAAGGTGTTGCCGTGGAGGCCGTCGATCTTCTCAATGTGCATGAACATGACGTGGCGATTCTGGTGGAGAAAGGGGCGAATCCGGAAATTGACCTGCTTCGCACCCGAACGGAACTTGCCAATGCCCGCAAAGATCTGAATGGCGCTGACAACGCCGTCGACCTGGCATATTCTGCACTCAAGAACTTGCTGAGCATGCCCCTTGAAGAATCAGTCCGTTTGACGGAAGCCTTGGTGCGGTCGCCCGGGCCGGGGGCGGATCTTTCGTCGTTGACCGAGTTGGCCCTTTCGCAACGTCCCGAACTGTCTGCAATGGATTCCCAGGTGGCGGCCGCGGAACAGGCACTCAAGGCAGCCCGGGGAGAATATTTGCCGACCATCGCCCTGGAAGGGCGTTACGAATACATGGAAGGCGATTTCCGGGACCTGGAAGGCGGTGACCACTGGACAATCGGAGTAGGGGCACAGCTTCCCCTCTGGAATTGGGGGGAGACTGCGGCTAAGGTCCGAGAGGCGAAATCCCAACTGGTTCAGGTGAGAATCCAGCGAGATAAAACGACAGATCGCATTCGTCTTGAAGTGCGCCAAGCCTTCCTGGACCTCGGAAAAGCAGAAAAGAATATCGATGCGGCTGAGAGTGCACTGAAGACAGCCAGGGAGGCTTACCGCCTGGCAAGAGCCAGCTACCGGGCAGGAGAAGGCACAAATACCGACGTGCTGGACGTTCGTACGGCCTTAAGTCGAGCTGAAGCGAATCACACACAGGCTCTTTTTGATTACAACGTTGCCCTTGCCGCCCTTCATCGAGCGGTGGGCGTAATGGTGATAGAGCCGCCTGATATCAAGGAAAAGGAGTCTGCCGAATGA
- a CDS encoding efflux RND transporter periplasmic adaptor subunit has translation MRRRGVYISIAIAAAVIAFLAVQVSRKQWQKDEDPNAAGKALPVTIASVVPHEFADEISAVGTLKARDTSPLSPKVAGTVSRVLVDIGERVNAGEVVIKLDRTNYDLGVKQARAALAAAEAAVPQAEAHFEQAEKEYRRAIELLKEKVIPQSRFDASEAAFKSAKEAVFYARAQRDQAKAALETALEHLKDADIRSPIGGAVVERNVEIGQAVAPGGRLLLIVDQTSLNLDVDLPEADIGRIVVGTVALITTDAFPGHEYSGKVTVINPLVDRKTRTFRMRIEVPNPSGKLVDGMYARVKLSAEKRRSLAVPRETLQRLPGSGTYYVFVVEGNKAHKRTVEIRAMDDQFAEVMGGLVENDKVVTSGAGRLQSGMEVSVQDILNKNGTDNSGGQLFKKNGGEHVGR, from the coding sequence ATGAGACGAAGAGGAGTCTATATATCCATTGCTATTGCGGCTGCTGTTATTGCGTTCTTGGCTGTCCAAGTTTCCAGGAAGCAATGGCAAAAAGATGAAGATCCGAACGCGGCGGGCAAGGCGTTGCCTGTCACAATCGCATCTGTTGTCCCGCACGAATTCGCTGATGAAATCAGCGCCGTCGGCACCTTGAAAGCCCGAGACACGAGTCCGCTAAGCCCCAAGGTGGCAGGAACGGTGAGCCGGGTTCTGGTTGATATCGGTGAGCGCGTCAATGCCGGTGAGGTCGTTATAAAACTGGACAGAACAAACTATGATCTCGGCGTCAAGCAGGCCCGGGCGGCGCTAGCAGCTGCGGAAGCAGCAGTTCCGCAGGCTGAAGCCCATTTTGAACAGGCCGAGAAAGAATACCGACGCGCAATCGAACTGCTGAAGGAAAAAGTGATTCCGCAAAGTCGCTTTGATGCATCAGAAGCGGCCTTTAAAAGCGCCAAGGAAGCGGTGTTCTACGCCCGAGCACAGAGGGACCAGGCAAAGGCCGCCTTGGAGACAGCGCTGGAACATCTCAAGGATGCAGATATCCGATCGCCTATCGGCGGCGCTGTCGTGGAGAGAAATGTGGAAATCGGTCAGGCGGTCGCTCCCGGCGGCCGACTTCTGCTAATCGTGGACCAAACATCTCTGAACCTGGATGTCGATTTGCCGGAAGCAGACATTGGCCGGATTGTCGTTGGAACTGTTGCGCTGATCACGACAGACGCCTTCCCGGGACATGAGTATTCAGGGAAAGTAACCGTTATCAATCCATTGGTGGACCGAAAGACGCGTACTTTCCGCATGAGAATCGAGGTGCCGAATCCGTCCGGGAAGTTGGTGGACGGAATGTATGCCAGGGTGAAGCTTTCGGCAGAGAAAAGAAGGTCCCTTGCCGTTCCCCGTGAAACCTTGCAACGCCTCCCCGGCAGCGGCACCTATTACGTTTTTGTGGTGGAAGGAAATAAGGCCCATAAGCGAACGGTCGAAATTAGGGCCATGGATGACCAATTTGCCGAAGTGATGGGCGGCTTGGTTGAGAATGACAAAGTGGTCACCAGCGGAGCGGGACGTTTACAGTCAGGCATGGAGGTAAGCGTGCAAGATATTTTGAACAAGAATGGGACGGATAACTCTGGGGGACAACTTTTCAAGAAGAACGGCGGTGAACATGTCGGACGATAG
- a CDS encoding patatin-like phospholipase family protein: MSDDSSGFPKNIGLALGSGSARGWSHIGVLQALAEAGIEIRYVAGTSIGSLVGAACALGKMDVLENFARQLDWKQIVSFLDVTFPRSGLIDGKKISDFFRSHVREMNIEELPLRYCAVATDLATGREVVLNKGDLIEAIRASISVPGIFTPVRKNGGFLVDGGLVNPVPVSAVRKMGADYVIAVDLNHDIIDKRSTAGIAPVDSSVAGMVVQPQPAEWRIAQDLTNRLSEFGSPALSQVRQWLQRDPVPNIFDVLTTAINIMEVQITATRLATDPPDLLIRPKLGDVRFLEFHRAEEAIAEGYREAMVQLKERWKCAAKRDLPGGFLPGRTEDGN; the protein is encoded by the coding sequence ATGTCGGACGATAGCTCAGGTTTTCCGAAAAATATCGGCCTGGCTCTGGGTAGCGGCTCCGCACGGGGATGGTCTCATATCGGTGTATTGCAGGCACTAGCTGAGGCAGGAATAGAAATCAGGTACGTCGCCGGCACCAGCATTGGTTCGTTGGTAGGGGCCGCATGTGCCCTTGGCAAAATGGATGTGCTGGAAAATTTTGCCCGTCAGCTCGACTGGAAACAGATTGTTTCCTTCCTGGATGTAACTTTTCCGAGGTCGGGACTCATTGATGGAAAGAAGATCAGCGATTTCTTTCGTTCTCATGTTCGAGAAATGAACATTGAAGAATTACCTCTCCGCTATTGCGCGGTTGCCACCGACCTGGCCACGGGTCGTGAGGTCGTGTTGAACAAAGGGGACCTCATAGAGGCAATCCGCGCGAGCATCTCGGTTCCGGGCATTTTCACGCCGGTCAGGAAAAACGGCGGCTTTCTGGTGGATGGAGGGCTGGTCAACCCCGTGCCGGTGAGCGCTGTCAGGAAAATGGGAGCGGATTACGTCATCGCTGTTGATTTGAACCATGACATTATCGACAAAAGGAGTACCGCCGGCATCGCTCCGGTTGATTCATCGGTGGCAGGTATGGTTGTTCAGCCCCAGCCCGCAGAATGGAGAATCGCGCAGGATCTGACCAACAGGCTCAGCGAATTCGGTTCGCCCGCGTTATCGCAAGTGCGCCAGTGGCTGCAAAGGGACCCCGTGCCAAATATCTTTGATGTGTTGACGACTGCAATCAATATTATGGAAGTGCAGATCACCGCAACAAGATTGGCAACCGATCCGCCCGATCTGCTGATTCGGCCGAAGCTGGGGGATGTTCGTTTTCTCGAATTCCATCGGGCCGAGGAGGCCATTGCCGAGGGGTACCGAGAAGCCATGGTGCAGCTCAAAGAAAGATGGAAGTGTGCCGCCAAAAGAGATTTGCCAGGAGGTTTTTTACCGGGGAGGACGGAAGATGGGAATTAA